GGACGCCCCTTGCACGGGTACCGGCACCTTTCGCTCCCATCCCGAGCTGCGCTATCGCCTGGCTCCCGAAGACCCCAGGCGTATGGCGGAGTTGCAGCTCATGCTCCTGGAGACTGCCGCCCAGGCCACGGAGGAAGGAGGGGTGCTGGTCTATAGCGTTTGCACCCTAACGGAGGAGGAAGGGGAAGGGGTGGCCAGGGCCTTCCTTGCGGACCATCCGGAGTTCGTGCCCGAGCCCATCCTGTGCCCCTTGCCCGTGCTTAAGGCGGGGCTCGGGGTCTACGTGGCCCCGGAAGGGGGGTTGGATGGGTTCTATTACCTCCGCCTGAGGAAGGTAAACTCTAGGGCATGAAGCTGGCGATCGTGGGCCTGGGCAAGATGGGGAAGAGCATCCTGAAGGGGGCCTTGGACCGGGGCTTCCTGAGGCCGGAGGAGGTGGGGGTGGTGGGCCGGACCCCGGAGCGCACCCGGGAGCTGGCCCAGGCCTTCGGCCTCCGCCCCCTGACCCTGAAGGAACTCGCCCAGGCGGAACGGGTGCTTCTTGCCGTCCAACCCCGGGATTTTCCCCATCTGGCCCCGGAGATGGCCCATCCCGGGGTGGGGTACATCTCCATCATGGCCGGGGTGTCCACCGCGGTGTTGGCCCGCAGGCTGGACACCCGGCGGGTGGTGCGGGCCATGCCCAACCTGGCGGCGGTAATCGGGGAGAGTTCCACGGCCCTCACCGCCTTAAAGGAGGCCCGGGAGGCAGGGGATTTGGCCTTCGCCCGGGCCCTCTTCGCCACGGTGGGGGATGTGTACGAGATCCCTGAGCACCTCTTTGACCCCTTTACCGCCATGTCCGCCTCGGCGCCCGCCTATCTGGCGGTGGTGGCCGAGGCCCTGGCGGATGCCGGGGTGAAGATGGGCATGCCTCGGGCCCTGGCCCTGCGCCTGGCGGCGGAGGCCTTGGCGGCCACGGGGGAGCTCCTAAAAAGCCGCCATCCCGCCCAGCTCAAGGACGAGGTGGCAAGCCCTGGGGGCACCACCATCCACGGCCTTCATGCCCTCGAGGCCCGGGCCTTAAGGGCCGCCTTCTACGAGGCGGTGGAGGCGGCCACCCGGCGGGGACATGAGTTGGGGGAGGCGGAGTAGAAAGGCCATGGGGTGCTCCGGGAGGCCGCAGGGATTCCGGTGTCTTTTGGCGCTGGCGGTCCTCCTTTCCTTGGCCCTGGGCCAGGTCCTTCCCCAGGCGGGTGGGCGGTACCGGTATTCCGACGGCGTGGTGCAGGAACTCGTGCCCACCCCGGAGGGCTTCCGCCTCCGCTACCTAAGGGAAGGGCGGGTTTTTCGGGAAGACCGGCTCAAGAGGGGATCCGAGGGGTTTGTTCTCCTCGGGGTGGGGTTGCCCGAGGGGTACTTCCCCTTTACGCCCCCTCTCCTGGTCTACCCCTCAAGGTTGGAGGTGGGGCTGGCCTGGGGGGGAAGCGCCCAGTTCCGCGGGCAACGGGTGGCCCTTTCCGCCCGGGTGGAGGGGATAGAAGGCGTGAGGGTAAAGGCCGGGGCCTTCAACGCTTATAGGGTGCGGGTGGCCTTTACCACGGAAAGGGGCGGCACGGACCTCAAGGAGCTCTTCTTGGTCCCGGGCCTGGGGGTGGTGGCCTACCGCACGGGAGGGTCCTGGGTGGAACTCTTAAGGCTTCCCGAGGCTCCTTAGAGCTGGGCCCTGAGGTAGTGGCGGAGGATCTCCCGGTACATGCGCAGGCGGTGAAGGAAGCCCGGTATGAGCCCCCGCTTTTCCTCCTTCATCACCTGGCTCACCCCAGTTAGGGGCAGATAAAGGACCCGCCAGCCCTCCCTTTTGGCGTGGCGGGTAAGGAGGAGTTCCAGGTCGTAGCGGGCCGCCTCGAGGCCCGGCACCCTCCTTAGCGCCTCCGTCCTTAGGGCCCGCTGCCCGGAAAGGAAGGGGGTGAGGCGCATGGCGAGATCCGTGGAAAACCGGCCCCCTTGGAAGACCCCCACGGTCATCTCCGCCTTACCCTCCAAAACCGGGGCCAGAAGGGCATGGAGGTGCTCTGCCTTTAGCCCCACCAGGTCGGCGTCCAGGAGGAGGACGAAGGGGGTGGTAACCTTCTTAAGCCCTTGGGCCACGGCGCCCCCTTTGCCCCGGTTTTGGCCAAGGCGCACCACCTGGGCCCCGGCCTTGGCGGCTTCCTCAGAGGTGGCGTCCTGGGAACCGTCGTCGGCCACCACCACGGGAAACCCCGCCTCCTTGGCCACCTTTACCACCCGGGCCACGGTGGCCTCTTCGTTGTAGGCGGGGATGAGGGCCGTGGCCTCCATCTAGCCTCCCAGTAGCCTTCTTAGGTCCTGGAAGGTGACCAGGATGACCAGGAGGATGAGGAAGAGAAAGCCCAGGTAGTGGACCATGGCCTCCTGCTCAGGCCGGATGCGGAGGAAGCGGGAGAGGAAGAGGATCAGGATCCGCCCTCCATCCAAGGCGGGGATGGGCAGGAGGTTGAAAAGGGCCAAGGAGAGGTTGATGGCCACGGTGAGCTCCAGGAGCCGGAAAAGCCCTTCCTGGGCGGCCCGGCCCGTCTCGGCCACGATGCCCACGGGACCCACCACCCCGCTATCCGGGTTTCCGGCAAGCACCCCCAAAAGCCCCCCCACCAAGGCCTTCACCATCTGGGGCCCAAAGGCCAGGGTGCGGCCCACGGCAAGGCCAAGCCCCTCCAGGAGACCCACTTTGCGGAAGGCCACCTCCGGCTGGTACACCACCCCCAGCCGCTCCATCCCTTCTTGCCAGGTAAGGGAAAGGCTCACCTCCTTTCCCTCCCGCAGGACCGTGAGGGTATGGGTCCCCGGGGTCTTCACCCGCTCAATCTCTTGGGCCCGGGTGAGGGGTTGGCCATCCACGGCCAGCAGGAGGTCCCCGGGTTTTAGACCGGCCGCCTCCGCCACGCTTCCCGGAAGGACTTCCATGATGGCCGCTCTGCCCGTGGCCTGGGGTACCCCCTGGGCGGTAAAGAGGAAGGCCAGAAGCCCCCAGGCCAAGAGGACGTTCATCACCACCCCAGCCACCAGGACCAAGAGCTTCCCCGCAAAGGGAAGGGCGTCGTACCCCCGGCCCCGCTCCTCGGGGAGGAGGCCCTCGATGTCCGCATACCCCCCCAGGGGAATGGCGGAAAGCCGCCACTCCGTGCCCCAGGCCTGGCGCTTCCACAGGATGGGACCGAAGCCCAGGCTGAAGGCCTTGACCCGCACCCCTTGGACCCGGGCCGCCAGGTAGTGTCCCAGTTCGTGCACAAAGATGCTGACCCCGATGATGATCAGAAACCAGATCAAGCTCATGTCCACCTCTTGGCCTCCTCCCGGGCCCAGGCGTCCACGGCGAAGAGGTTCTCCCATGTTAGGGGAAGGGAAGGGGTGTTTTCCAGGACCTGGGCCAGGATTTTGGGGATGTGGGGGAAGGGTATCCGGCCGGCCAAAAATGCCTCCACCGCCACCTCGTCGGCGGCGGAAACGGCCACCTGGGCCACCCCGCCCCGCCTTCCCGCCTCGTAGGCCACCTTTAGGGCGGGG
The window above is part of the Thermus albus genome. Proteins encoded here:
- a CDS encoding glycosyltransferase family 2 protein, giving the protein MEATALIPAYNEEATVARVVKVAKEAGFPVVVADDGSQDATSEEAAKAGAQVVRLGQNRGKGGAVAQGLKKVTTPFVLLLDADLVGLKAEHLHALLAPVLEGKAEMTVGVFQGGRFSTDLAMRLTPFLSGQRALRTEALRRVPGLEAARYDLELLLTRHAKREGWRVLYLPLTGVSQVMKEEKRGLIPGFLHRLRMYREILRHYLRAQL
- a CDS encoding M50 family metallopeptidase; translated protein: MSLIWFLIIIGVSIFVHELGHYLAARVQGVRVKAFSLGFGPILWKRQAWGTEWRLSAIPLGGYADIEGLLPEERGRGYDALPFAGKLLVLVAGVVMNVLLAWGLLAFLFTAQGVPQATGRAAIMEVLPGSVAEAAGLKPGDLLLAVDGQPLTRAQEIERVKTPGTHTLTVLREGKEVSLSLTWQEGMERLGVVYQPEVAFRKVGLLEGLGLAVGRTLAFGPQMVKALVGGLLGVLAGNPDSGVVGPVGIVAETGRAAQEGLFRLLELTVAINLSLALFNLLPIPALDGGRILILFLSRFLRIRPEQEAMVHYLGFLFLILLVILVTFQDLRRLLGG
- the proC gene encoding pyrroline-5-carboxylate reductase, which gives rise to MKLAIVGLGKMGKSILKGALDRGFLRPEEVGVVGRTPERTRELAQAFGLRPLTLKELAQAERVLLAVQPRDFPHLAPEMAHPGVGYISIMAGVSTAVLARRLDTRRVVRAMPNLAAVIGESSTALTALKEAREAGDLAFARALFATVGDVYEIPEHLFDPFTAMSASAPAYLAVVAEALADAGVKMGMPRALALRLAAEALAATGELLKSRHPAQLKDEVASPGGTTIHGLHALEARALRAAFYEAVEAATRRGHELGEAE